The stretch of DNA GGGCCCACCCCGCCGATCGTGGACACGGCGAAGTCACTGATAGCTAAAAGGTTCACCCGTTAAGGGTACTTGACGGCCGCCGTCGGACACGGGCCGGCTCCGGATGCCGGCGGGAGCAGGACGGGACGGTAAAGTCGGGGCGTGGGTTTGGATTTTACGGCGATCGACTTTGAGACCGCCAACGGCTTCCGCGGTTCGCCGTGCGCCGTTGGCCTGACGAAAGTACGCGGCGGCGTTGTGGTCGAGGAGGCCTCCTGGTTGATGCGGCCGCCGCAGAACCACGACCGCTTCGACCACCACAACGTCCGGATCCACGGCATCCGGCCCGAGCAGGTTGCCGGGCTGCCGCGCTTCGGCGAGCTGTTCCCGGAGATCGGTGCCTTTATTGGCGATGACGTGCTCGCGGCCCACAACGCCGCCTTCGATCTCGGCGTCATCCGCTCCGGTCTGGAGGTCTCCGGACTGCCGGGCCCGGCCTACGACTACGTCTGCACCGTGATGCTGTCCCGGCGCTGCTATTCGCTGGTCTCCAACTCCCTGCCGTTCGCGGCGGAGGAGGCCGGGGTTCCCCTGGTCAACCATCACGACGCCGCCGAGGACGCCCGCGCCTGCGCGGGAATCCTGATAGACATCGCGGCACGCAACGGCGCCGCCAGCATCGCTGAACTCCACCTGTCCCTCGGCCTGGACATATCCCGCCAGCCTGCGTTCGATCCGTCGCGCGACCCCCTGTCCAGGGCCAGCCGCACCGCACTCGACGCGCTGGCTGCCGGCCCGGGAGCCGGATTGCCGGGCCGGCCCTTCCGGTCCGGCTGGCCGGAAGAAGGGTCCAATCCGCTGCCGAACGCGCTGGCCGAACCCGGCCACCCGCTGTTCGGCCAGACCGTCGTGTTCACCGGCGAACTGCGGATACCGCGGCCGGAGGCGAAGGTGCGCTCCGCCGAACTGGGCGCGCGTCCCGAGAGCCGGGTCACTGCCCGCACCACCGTCCTGGTGGTGGGCGACGGTTTCGTGGCTGCGGACCTGCGCTCCGGACGGCTCACCGGCAAGGCCCGGCGGGTCCTGGAGCTGCACGAGCGGGGCCAGCGGATCGAGGTTCTCTCCGAAGGCGAGTTCCTGCAGATGGTGGGCGGCCAGCCGGCCCCTGCGGCGGTTGCCTGAGCCGGCTTTCCGCTCCGGGACGGGTCACAGGACGCAACAAATCAAACCGCGGGCCGTAACCGTCCCTAGCCTTGGACAATGAGCAAGCTGCAAATCTTCGCCTTTCCCAACCCGGTGAACGAGTACTCCGCGCGCATCACCGCCGGGCTGGTGGTGGTGCTGGCCGTCGGAACCCTGCTGACCGGCTTCGGCTGGGGAGTGGCCGGAATCGCCGTCGGCTTCTGGCTCCGGCTTCTGTTTGGGCCCCGTGTTTCGCCCTTGGCGGTGCTGTCCGTCAAGGTCCTGACGCCGCTGCTGGGGAAACGGCGGCTGGTGCCTGGCCCGCCGAAACGCTTCGCCCAGGGCATCGGCGCCGCCGTGTCCACCGCCGCCGCCATCCTGCTCGCGGCAGGCCTGGCCCCGGCCGCGTGGATCCTGCTCGCAATCCTCGTTGTGGCCGCCTCCCTTGAAGCCTTTGCGGGTTTCTGCCTCGGCTGCGCGATCTTCGGTATCCTGCAGCGCCGCGGGCTGATTCCCGAGGACGTGTGCGAGGCCTGCAACAACATCAGCCTCCGGCGTGCCTAGCGGCCGTGGGGTTGACCGGACGGCCCCTCAGCCTGCGGTGAGCGCCGCCAGCCGGGACGCCATGCCCCGGATGACCTCCGGGGCTTCCAGCGCGTCCAGCCAGGCCGCCGGCAGGCAGTCCTTACCGTAAAACGTGCCCAGGATGTTCCCGGCGATCGACGCCGTGGAATCGCTGTCCCCGCTGTGGTTCACCGCGAGCGTGACGGCGGCACGGAAGTGCGCCTCCGGATCGCCGTCCTCTGGCCGGTCCGCGGCCGGAGCCGTTGCCAGCACCGCATAGAGTGCGACGGCGAGTGCCTCCTCGGCCACCCAGCCCTCCCCGAGTTCCCGGACCAGTTCCTCGGGGTTCAGCAGGCGCCCGTTGCTGCTGAGGCGCAAGGCTGCCTCAAGCCGCGCGACGAGGTCCGGATCCGGTACTTCACCCTGGTGCAGGAGGCCTTCATCCAGCCGGCCGATGGCGTTCCGGGCGGCGTCGTGGAGGTCCAAACCGGAGGCCAGGGCGTGGATGAGGAGGCTGAAGACGCCGGCGGCCTGCCGCGCGGCGGGGTGGCCATGGGTCAGGGACGCGGCGTCCGAGCTCAGCTTGTAGACGGCTTCGGCAGTGATGTAGGGGACCAGACCGAACGGGGCCGAACGCATCACCGTGCCGCAGCCCTTGGAATCCGGGTTGACCGGCCGGTAGAACGTGCCCATCTCACCGGTGGCCAGGCCGCTCAGGCACGCGTTCCCGGGAGCACGCCGGTGCTTGAGGACCTCGTGGGAATCGATCCACCGGGGCGGCTGGAACGGCGCCGCTTCCGGGACCGGAACGCCCTGGGTCGCCAGCCAGCGCAGGTAAGCCAGCCACAGGCACGCATTGGTATCGGCACCCACTCCCGAGTTCGCCCATTCCAGGGCTTCCATCAGGCCGTCCACCGTGTACAGCGTCAGCTGGGTGTCATCGGAGAAGTGGCTCCCGCCGTCGAGCGCGGCAAAGTCCTGCAGCCCGGACGGGCCGAACTTGGCCCGGATCCCGGCGATGTCCTCGAACTCCACCGCATAGCCGAGGGAATCGCCCAGCGCCCCGCCTAGGAGGCAGCCGTGGATACGGGATTCCAGGGTGGGGGCGGGGGCCGGCGCAGGGGTGGCGGGTTCGGTACTCATGGGTCCAAATTTACCGTGGCGCCGCCGGCGCGGGCGCCAGGGTAAGCCTGCCGGGGCCCTCCCGGGCAGCACTGGCTCAGCGAACGTCCAGATTGCGTTGAAAGACTGCACGCGGACGATGTCCCGCGCGGCCGCTTCCGTGCCCCGGATCCAGGGCAGCCTGCAGCTGCGCAGTCCTGCACCCGAACCCCAAGCACTGCCCCGAACCCCAAGCAAAGGAACGCTTCATGACCACGCCCGCCTCCGTCTCCGAGCCGGCAGCCCCCGCGGCGCCCGCAACCGCCGCGGCCGCGCCAACCCCTGCGGCCGCGACCAGTACGGCCGCCGCCCGACTCGCGGCCGCGGGTCCCGCGGCCGCCCGTGACCGTGCAGTGCGGTCCCGGCTCCTTTCGCGGCTGGCCGCCGAAGCCCTCGGGACCCTCTTGGTCGTGGTCGCAGGCCTGGGCGTTCCCCTGTTCACCATCCCGGATTCGAACCCCCTCTCAGCTTCCCTGGCCGCGGGCCTCGCGCTCAGTGCCGCGATGCTTGCGTTCGGCTACCTCTCCGGCGGACACTTCAACCCCGTGGTCACGGTGGGTAACGCCATCGCCGGGCACATCCGCCTCCCGGAGGCAGCCGCTTACCTGGCCGCGCAGCTCGCCGGCGCGTTGCTCGGTGTCCTTACCCTCTTCGCCGTCCTGAGCACCGTCCCCAAGATCAGCGACACCAGGTCGGCGTTCGACACGGTTTCCGCAGGATTCGGCGAGCACTCCATCATCCAGGCCCCGATGGCGGGCGCGCTGCTCGTGGAGGTCCTTGGCGCCGCGCTGCTCGTGGCCGTCTATCTGGGCACCACATCGGACCGGAACCCGTCCCGGGCAGCGGCTCCGTTTGCCGTCGGCCTCACTATGGCTGTCCTGCTGCAGCTCGGCCAGGCTGTCGGCAACACCCCGTTCAACCCGGCCCGGGCGACGGCGTCGGCCCTCTTCAGCAATGCGGCCGCGCTCGGCCAGCTGTGGCTCTTCTGGGTGGCGCCGCTCGTCGGCGCGGTGCTCGCCGGACTGGTGTTCCGTGGCTTTGCGCAGGTCAGCGCGGTGCCGGCAGCAGAGGCGGCGGCCGATGAAGACACAGCCGATGAAGACGGAGCCGATGCTGACGGAGCGGATGCCGGCCACGGCGACGGTCGCGTCGAGGACGAGGTGCAGGCGCGTCCCCGGGGAACCGACGAGGCCCGGGAGTTCTTTGACGGCAGCCGTGCACGCTAGCCCCGGAGCGGTGGCCCAATACTGTCGGTGGCAGCCGATACCGTAGGAACATGCGGTTATTGCACACCTCGGACTGGCATTTGGGCCGGTCGTTCCACGGCGTCGGAATGCTTGACGCCCAGCGCGCCTTCATTGACCAGCTCGTCGGCTTCGTGCAGGACGAATCGGTCGACGTCGTCCTCATCGCCGGCGACGTGTACGACCGCGCCCTTCCCGGCGTCGACGTGGTGGGCCTGCTCGACGACGCCCTCGTCCGGCTGACCGGCGCCGGCGCCCAGGTGGTGCTCACGAGCGGCAACCACGATTCTGCGATCAGGCTCGGCTTCGCTTCGAGGCTGCTCCAGCGCGGGGGAGTGCACCTGCGCACCCGGCTGGCGGACCTGGAGACTCCGGTAATTTTCCCGTTGGACGGCGGGCCCGCCGGCGCTCCGGGCGCGGACAAGGGCAAGCGCCCGGGCGCGGACGATGGCACCAGCCCGGTGCTTGCGGTTTACGGTATCCCGTGGCTGGAACCACGGCTGGTTGCCGGGCAGCTCGGCGTGGAAACCGCCAGCCACTTCGAAGTCACCCGTGCCGCCACCGCCCGCATCCGGGCCGACCTGGCCGCCAGGGCGGGCACCCGGACGGTCCATTCCGTCGTCCTGG from Arthrobacter sp. B3I9 encodes:
- a CDS encoding exonuclease domain-containing protein; the encoded protein is MGLDFTAIDFETANGFRGSPCAVGLTKVRGGVVVEEASWLMRPPQNHDRFDHHNVRIHGIRPEQVAGLPRFGELFPEIGAFIGDDVLAAHNAAFDLGVIRSGLEVSGLPGPAYDYVCTVMLSRRCYSLVSNSLPFAAEEAGVPLVNHHDAAEDARACAGILIDIAARNGAASIAELHLSLGLDISRQPAFDPSRDPLSRASRTALDALAAGPGAGLPGRPFRSGWPEEGSNPLPNALAEPGHPLFGQTVVFTGELRIPRPEAKVRSAELGARPESRVTARTTVLVVGDGFVAADLRSGRLTGKARRVLELHERGQRIEVLSEGEFLQMVGGQPAPAAVA
- a CDS encoding DUF4395 domain-containing protein, producing MSKLQIFAFPNPVNEYSARITAGLVVVLAVGTLLTGFGWGVAGIAVGFWLRLLFGPRVSPLAVLSVKVLTPLLGKRRLVPGPPKRFAQGIGAAVSTAAAILLAAGLAPAAWILLAILVVAASLEAFAGFCLGCAIFGILQRRGLIPEDVCEACNNISLRRA
- a CDS encoding ADP-ribosylglycohydrolase family protein, which codes for MSTEPATPAPAPAPTLESRIHGCLLGGALGDSLGYAVEFEDIAGIRAKFGPSGLQDFAALDGGSHFSDDTQLTLYTVDGLMEALEWANSGVGADTNACLWLAYLRWLATQGVPVPEAAPFQPPRWIDSHEVLKHRRAPGNACLSGLATGEMGTFYRPVNPDSKGCGTVMRSAPFGLVPYITAEAVYKLSSDAASLTHGHPAARQAAGVFSLLIHALASGLDLHDAARNAIGRLDEGLLHQGEVPDPDLVARLEAALRLSSNGRLLNPEELVRELGEGWVAEEALAVALYAVLATAPAADRPEDGDPEAHFRAAVTLAVNHSGDSDSTASIAGNILGTFYGKDCLPAAWLDALEAPEVIRGMASRLAALTAG
- a CDS encoding aquaporin is translated as MTTPASVSEPAAPAAPATAAAAPTPAAATSTAAARLAAAGPAAARDRAVRSRLLSRLAAEALGTLLVVVAGLGVPLFTIPDSNPLSASLAAGLALSAAMLAFGYLSGGHFNPVVTVGNAIAGHIRLPEAAAYLAAQLAGALLGVLTLFAVLSTVPKISDTRSAFDTVSAGFGEHSIIQAPMAGALLVEVLGAALLVAVYLGTTSDRNPSRAAAPFAVGLTMAVLLQLGQAVGNTPFNPARATASALFSNAAALGQLWLFWVAPLVGAVLAGLVFRGFAQVSAVPAAEAAADEDTADEDGADADGADAGHGDGRVEDEVQARPRGTDEAREFFDGSRAR